One part of the Arabidopsis thaliana chromosome 1 sequence genome encodes these proteins:
- the CRR22 gene encoding Pentatricopeptide repeat (PPR) superfamily protein (CHLORORESPIRATORY REDUCTION22 (CRR22); CONTAINS InterPro DOMAIN/s: Pentatricopeptide repeat (InterPro:IPR002885); BEST Arabidopsis thaliana protein match is: Tetratricopeptide repeat (TPR)-like superfamily protein (TAIR:AT3G57430.1); Has 48258 Blast hits to 14436 proteins in 289 species: Archae - 1; Bacteria - 2; Metazoa - 166; Fungi - 164; Plants - 47192; Viruses - 0; Other Eukaryotes - 733 (source: NCBI BLink).), with protein sequence MSSQLVQFSTVPQIPNPPSRHRHFLSERNYIPANVYEHPAALLLERCSSLKELRQILPLVFKNGLYQEHFFQTKLVSLFCRYGSVDEAARVFEPIDSKLNVLYHTMLKGFAKVSDLDKALQFFVRMRYDDVEPVVYNFTYLLKVCGDEAELRVGKEIHGLLVKSGFSLDLFAMTGLENMYAKCRQVNEARKVFDRMPERDLVSWNTIVAGYSQNGMARMALEMVKSMCEENLKPSFITIVSVLPAVSALRLISVGKEIHGYAMRSGFDSLVNISTALVDMYAKCGSLETARQLFDGMLERNVVSWNSMIDAYVQNENPKEAMLIFQKMLDEGVKPTDVSVMGALHACADLGDLERGRFIHKLSVELGLDRNVSVVNSLISMYCKCKEVDTAASMFGKLQSRTLVSWNAMILGFAQNGRPIDALNYFSQMRSRTVKPDTFTYVSVITAIAELSITHHAKWIHGVVMRSCLDKNVFVTTALVDMYAKCGAIMIARLIFDMMSERHVTTWNAMIDGYGTHGFGKAALELFEEMQKGTIKPNGVTFLSVISACSHSGLVEAGLKCFYMMKENYSIELSMDHYGAMVDLLGRAGRLNEAWDFIMQMPVKPAVNVYGAMLGACQIHKNVNFAEKAAERLFELNPDDGGYHVLLANIYRAASMWEKVGQVRVSMLRQGLRKTPGCSMVEIKNEVHSFFSGSTAHPDSKKIYAFLEKLICHIKEAGYVPDTNLVLGVENDVKEQLLSTHSEKLAISFGLLNTTAGTTIHVRKNLRVCADCHNATKYISLVTGREIVVRDMQRFHHFKNGACSCGDYW encoded by the coding sequence ATGAGCTCACAATTGGTGCAGTTCTCTACCGTTCCTCAAATCCCTAATCCCCCGTCTCGCCATCGTCACTTTCTCTCCGAGAGAAATTACATTCCGGCTAATGTCTATGAGCATCCAGCGGCTCTTCTTCTTGAGAGATGTTCTTCTCTGAAAGAACTTCGTCAAATTCTTCCTCTCGTCTTCAAAAATGGGCTTTATCAGGAGCATTTTTTCCAGACAAAGCTTGTCAGCTTGTTCTGTCGCTATGGCAGTGTCGACGAGGCTGCTCGTGTTTTCGAACCCATTGATAGTAAACTCAATGTTCTTTATCACACCATGCTTAAAGGGTTTGCTAAAGTTTCAGACTTGGATAAAGCTTTGCAATTTTTTGTTCGGATGAGGTATGATGATGTAGAGCCTGTTGTGTATAACTTCACTTATCTCCTCAAAGTTTGTGGAGACGAAGCAGAGCTTAGGGTTGGAAAGGAAATTCATGGGTTGTTGGTGAAGAGTGGGTTCTCGTTGGATTTGTTTGCCATGACTGGGCTTGAGAATATGTATGCCAAGTGTAGGCAGGTAAATGAGGCCCGCAAGGTGTTTGATAGAATGCCTGAGAGAGATTTGGTTTCTTGGAATACAATTGTGGCTGGGTATTCACAGAATGGGATGGCGAGAATGGCTTTGGAAATGGTTAAGTCAATGTGTGAGGAGAATCTGAAGCCTAGTTTTATCActattgtttctgttttgcCTGCTGTCTCTGCTTTGAGGTTGATTAGTGTTGGCAAGGAGATTCATGGGTATGCTATGCGGTCGGGATTTGATTCTCTTGTCAATATCTCCACTGCTTTGGTTGATATGTATGCGAAATGTGGATCTCTGGAAACTGCTCGGCAGCTCTTTGATGGGATGTTAGAAAGGAATGTTGTTTCATGGAATTCAATGATTGATGCCTATGTGCAGAATGAGAATCCTAAAGAGGCAATgttaatttttcaaaagatgTTGGACGAAGGAGTCAAACCCACTGATGTATCTGTCATGGGTGCTTTGCATGCTTGTGCTGACCTGGGTGACCTTGAGAGAGGAAGATTCATTCATAAGTTATCTGTTGAATTGGGTCTTGATAGAAATGTTTCTGTAGTGAACTCTTTGATCTCCATGTATTGCAAGTGCAAGGAAGTTGATACTGCTGCTTCTATGTTTGGGAAATTGCAGAGCAGAACCCTTGTCTCTTGGAATGCAATGATATTAGGATTTGCACAGAATGGACGTCCCATCGATGCTTTGAATTACTTCAGCCAGATGCGGTCTCGGACAGTGAAACCAGACACATTTACTTATGTGAGTGTGATAACTGCTATCGCAGAGCTGTCAATTACACATCATGCGAAGTGGATTCATGGGGTGGTTATGCGAAGTTGTCTGGATAAGAACGTGTTTGTCACAACGGCTCTAGTCGACATGTATGCGAAATGTGGTGCTATTATGATTGCAAGATTGATTTTTGACATGATGAGTGAGCGTCATGTGACAACATGGAATGCTATGATTGATGGATACGGGACACATGGATTTGGGAAAGCTGCTCTGGAGTTGTTTGAAGAAATGCAAAAAGGCACCATCAAACCAAATGGTGTCACATTTCTTTCTGTCATCTCTGCTTGCAGCCACTCGGGTTTGGTGGAGGCAGGACTCAAGTGCTTCTATATGATGAAGGAAAACTACAGCATAGAACTGTCAATGGACCACTATGGAGCCATGGTCGATCTTTTAGGTCGAGCTGGACGGTTGAATGAAGCATGGGACTTTATTATGCAGATGCCCGTTAAGCCGGCTGTAAATGTATATGGTGCCATGTTAGGTGCTTGCCAGATTCATAAAAATGTGAATTTCGCTGAGAAAGCAGCAGAGAGATTGTTTGAGTTGAACCCGGATGATGGTGGGTATCATGTGCTTCTTGCAAACATATATCGTGCAGCTTCAATGTGGGAAAAAGTGGGACAAGTGAGAGTTTCAATGTTGAGACAGGGTCTGCGCAAAACTCCTGGCTGCAGTATGGTGGAGATAAAGAACGAGGTGCATAGCTTCTTCTCTGGAAGCACAGCCCATCCCGATTCCAAGAAGATTTATGCGTTTCTTGAGAAGCTGATATGCCACATCAAAGAAGCTGGTTATGTTCCTGACACGAATTTAGTCCTCGGTGTGGAAAATGATGTTAAGGAGCAACTGCTGAGTACCCACAGTGAGAAGCTGGCTATATCTTTTGGATTGCTGAATACAACTGCAGGTACAACTATTCACGTAAGAAAGAACCTGCGGGTTTGTGCTGACTGTCACAATGCTACAAAGTACATTTCCCTTGTGACCGGACGGGAAATTGTAGTACGAGACATGCAACGGTTTCACCATTTCAAAAACGGTGCCTGTTCGTGCGGAGATTACTGGTGA
- a CDS encoding G-type lectin S-receptor-like Serine/Threonine-kinase (protein serine/threonine kinases;protein kinases;ATP binding;sugar binding;kinases;carbohydrate binding; FUNCTIONS IN: in 6 functions; INVOLVED IN: protein amino acid phosphorylation, recognition of pollen; LOCATED IN: endomembrane system; EXPRESSED IN: 12 plant structures; EXPRESSED DURING: 6 growth stages; CONTAINS InterPro DOMAIN/s: Curculin-like (mannose-binding) lectin (InterPro:IPR001480), Apple-like (InterPro:IPR003609), PAN-2 domain (InterPro:IPR013227), Serine/threonine-protein kinase domain (InterPro:IPR002290), Serine-threonine/tyrosine-protein kinase (InterPro:IPR001245), Serine/threonine-protein kinase-like domain (InterPro:IPR017442), Protein kinase-like domain (InterPro:IPR011009), Serine/threonine-protein kinase, active site (InterPro:IPR008271), Protein kinase, catalytic domain (InterPro:IPR000719), S-locus glycoprotein (InterPro:IPR000858), Tyrosine-protein kinase, catalytic domain (InterPro:IPR020635); BEST Arabidopsis thaliana protein match is: S-locus lectin protein kinase family protein (TAIR:AT1G11330.2); Has 247442 Blast hits to 123826 proteins in 4585 species: Archae - 216; Bacteria - 26920; Metazoa - 91063; Fungi - 20518; Plants - 70734; Viruses - 831; Other Eukaryotes - 37160 (source: NCBI BLink).), translating into MRLHESSSPFVCILVLSCFFLSVSLAQERAFFSGKLNDSETIVSSFRTFRFGFFSPVNSTSRYAGIWYNSVSVQTVIWVANKDKPINDSSGVISVSQDGNLVVTDGQRRVLWSTNVSTQASANSTVAELLDSGNLVLKEASSDAYLWESFKYPTDSWLPNMLVGTNARIGGGNVTITSWKSPSDPSPGSYTAALVLAAYPELFIMNNNNNNSTVWRSGPWNGQMFNGLPDVYAGVFLYRFIVNDDTNGSVTMSYANDSTLRYFYMDYRGSVIRRDWSETRRNWTVGLQVPATECDNYRRCGEFATCNPRKNPLCSCIRGFRPRNLIEWNNGNWSGGCTRRVPLQCERQNNNGSADGFLRLRRMKLPDFARRSEASEPECLRTCLQTCSCIAAAHGLGYGCMIWNGSLVDSQELSASGLDLYIRLAHSEIKTKDKRPILIGTILAGGIFVVAACVLLARRIVMKKRAKKKGRDAEQIFERVEALAGGNKGKLKELPLFEFQVLAAATNNFSLRNKLGQGGFGPVYKGKLQEGQEIAVKRLSRASGQGLEELVNEVVVISKLQHRNLVKLLGCCIAGEERMLVYEFMPKKSLDYYLFDSRRAKLLDWKTRFNIINGICRGLLYLHRDSRLRIIHRDLKASNILLDENLIPKISDFGLARIFPGNEDEANTRRVVGTYGYMAPEYAMGGLFSEKSDVFSLGVILLEIISGRRNSNSTLLAYVWSIWNEGEINSLVDPEIFDLLFEKEIHKCIHIGLLCVQEAANDRPSVSTVCSMLSSEIADIPEPKQPAFISRNNVPEAESSENSDLKDSINNVTITDVTGR; encoded by the exons ATGAGACTTCATGAGAGCTCGAGTCCTTTTGTTTGTATTCTTGTACtgtcttgcttcttcttgagCGTGTCTCTGGCTCAGGAAAGAGCTTTCTTTTCTGGCAAGCTCAATGATTCCGAGACGATTGTCTCTAGCTTTCGGACATTCAGGTTCGGTTTCTTCAGCCCTGTTAATTCCACAAGTCGATATGCTGGTATATGGTATAACAGTGTTTCTGTACAAACTGTGATATGGGTTGCTAACAAAGATAAGCCGATCAATGATTCCTCTGGAGTTATTTCGGTTTCTCAAGATGGAAATCTTGTAGTTACGGATGGACAGAGGCGTGTTCTATGGTCAACTAACGTCTCTACTCAAGCCAGTGCCAATTCTACTGTCGCTGAGCTTCTTGATTCCGGGAATCTGGTGCTAAAAGAGGCGAGTAGTGACGCGTATCTTTGGGAGAGCTTCAAGTATCCTACTGATTCTTGGTTGCCAAATATGTTGGTTGGGACAAACGCAAGAATTGGAGGAGGAAACGTCACGATAACTTCTTGGAAATCCCCTTCGGATCCTTCGCCTGGGAGCTACACTGCTGCACTCGTTCTTGCTGCATATCCAGAGCTCTTCATTatgaacaataataataataacagtACGGTGTGGCGAAGTGGCCCGTGGAATGGCCAGATGTTTAATGGTTTACCAGATGTTTATGCGggtgtttttctttatagattCATAGTTAATGATGACACCAATGGATCTGTCACCATGTCATATGCTAATGATTCAACCTTGAGATACTTCTACATGGATTATAGAGGATCTGTGATCCGAAGAGATTGGAGTGAGACTAGGAGAAACTGGACGGTCGGGTTACAAGTTCCAGCAACCGAGTGTGACAACTACAGGCGATGTGGCGAATTCGCTACTTGCAATCCACGGAAAAACCCGCTTTGTTCTTGCATTAGAGGGTTTAGGCCAAGGAACCTAATAGAGTGGAACAATGGAAACTGGAGTGGTGGATGCACAAGAAGGGTTCCTTTGCAGTGTGAAAGACAGAACAATAATGGGAGTGCTGATGGGTTTTTGAGGCTGCGGCGAATGAAACTGCCTGACTTTGCAAGAAGATCCGAAGCAAGCGAACCAGAATGCTTAAGGACTTGTTTGCAGACATGTTCTTGTATAGCTGCTGCTCATGGCTTAGGATATGGCTGCATGATTTGGAATGGAAGCTTAGTTGATTCGCAGGAGTTGTCTGCTAGTGGATTGGATCTTTATATCCGTCTTGCACATTCAGAAATCA AAACAAAGGATAAGCGACCAATTTTGATCGGTACAATATTGGCAGGCGGTATTTTTGTTGTGGCAGCTTGTGTTCTTCTGGCACGACGAATTGTCATGAAGAAAAGAG cgaaaaagaaaggaagagatgCAGAGCAGATTTTTGAGAGAGTGGAAGCCTTAGCTGGTGGTAATAAAGGAAAGTTGAAAGAGCTACCATTGTTTGAGTTTCAAGTGCTAGCAGCAGCAACTAATAATTTCTCGCTGAGAAATAAGCTTGGACAAGGTGGCTTTGGTCCTGTTTACAAA ggGAAGTTGCAAGAGGGGCAAGAGATTGCTGTGAAGAGGCTGTCACGAGCATCAGGACAAGGGCTTGAGGAGCTTGTTAACGAAGTGGTTGTAATTTCTAAGTTGCAGCATCGGAATCTGGTGAAATTACTTGGTTGTTGCATTGCAGGAGAAGAGAGGATGTTAGTCTATGAGTTCATGCCCAAGAAAAGCTTAGACTATTATCTCTTTG ACTCAAGGAGGGCAAAACTTCTTGATTGGAAGACCCGGTTTAACATAATCAATGGAATATGTAGAGGTCTTCTGTACCTTCACAGAGATTCTAGGCTGAGAATCATTCACAGAGACCTGAAAGCTAGTAACATCTTGTTAGATGAGAATCTGATTCCGAAAATATCTGATTTCGGGTTGGCCAGAATTTTTCCAGGgaatgaagatgaagcaaaTACCAGAAGGGTCGTTGGAACATA TGGCTATATGGCACCTGAATATGCAATGGGAGGACTGTTTTCAGAGAAATCTGACGTTTTCAGCTTAGGAGTGATACTCTTAGAGATTAtcagtggaagaagaaactcaaattcGACTCTTTTAGCTTAT GTATGGTCAATCTGGAACGAAGGGGAGATTAATAGTCTGGTAGATCCTGAGATCTTTGACCTACTCTTTGAGAAAGAAATACACAAATGCATTCACATTGGGCTTTTGTGTGTGCAAGAAGCTGCTAACGATAGGCCAAGTGTTTCTACAGTGTGTTCGATGCTCAGCAGCGAGATTGCAGATATTCCAGAACCAAAACAGCCTGCTTTTATATCAAGGAACAATGTTCCAGAAGCTGAGTCCTCTGAGAACAGTGACCTTAAAGACTCTATCAACAATGTCACCATCACCGATGTTACAGGACGTTAG
- a CDS encoding G-type lectin S-receptor-like Serine/Threonine-kinase, which produces MRLHESSSPFVCILVLSCFFLSVSLAQERAFFSGKLNDSETIVSSFRTFRFGFFSPVNSTSRYAGIWYNSVSVQTVIWVANKDKPINDSSGVISVSQDGNLVVTDGQRRVLWSTNVSTQASANSTVAELLDSGNLVLKEASSDAYLWESFKYPTDSWLPNMLVGTNARIGGGNVTITSWKSPSDPSPGSYTAALVLAAYPELFIMNNNNNNSTVWRSGPWNGQMFNGLPDVYAGVFLYRFIVNDDTNGSVTMSYANDSTLRYFYMDYRGSVIRRDWSETRRNWTVGLQVPATECDNYRRCGEFATCNPRKNPLCSCIRGFRPRNLIEWNNGNWSGGCTRRVPLQCERQNNNGSADGFLRLRRMKLPDFARRSEASEPECLRTCLQTCSCIAAAHGLGYGCMIWNGSLVDSQELSASGLDLYIRLAHSEISGIFVVAACVLLARRIVMKKRAKKKGRDAEQIFERVEALAGGNKGKLKELPLFEFQVLAAATNNFSLRNKLGQGGFGPVYKGKLQEGQEIAVKRLSRASGQGLEELVNEVVVISKLQHRNLVKLLGCCIAGEERMLVYEFMPKKSLDYYLFDSRRAKLLDWKTRFNIINGICRGLLYLHRDSRLRIIHRDLKASNILLDENLIPKISDFGLARIFPGNEDEANTRRVVGTYGYMAPEYAMGGLFSEKSDVFSLGVILLEIISGRRNSNSTLLAYVWSIWNEGEINSLVDPEIFDLLFEKEIHKCIHIGLLCVQEAANDRPSVSTVCSMLSSEIADIPEPKQPAFISRNNVPEAESSENSDLKDSINNVTITDVTGR; this is translated from the exons ATGAGACTTCATGAGAGCTCGAGTCCTTTTGTTTGTATTCTTGTACtgtcttgcttcttcttgagCGTGTCTCTGGCTCAGGAAAGAGCTTTCTTTTCTGGCAAGCTCAATGATTCCGAGACGATTGTCTCTAGCTTTCGGACATTCAGGTTCGGTTTCTTCAGCCCTGTTAATTCCACAAGTCGATATGCTGGTATATGGTATAACAGTGTTTCTGTACAAACTGTGATATGGGTTGCTAACAAAGATAAGCCGATCAATGATTCCTCTGGAGTTATTTCGGTTTCTCAAGATGGAAATCTTGTAGTTACGGATGGACAGAGGCGTGTTCTATGGTCAACTAACGTCTCTACTCAAGCCAGTGCCAATTCTACTGTCGCTGAGCTTCTTGATTCCGGGAATCTGGTGCTAAAAGAGGCGAGTAGTGACGCGTATCTTTGGGAGAGCTTCAAGTATCCTACTGATTCTTGGTTGCCAAATATGTTGGTTGGGACAAACGCAAGAATTGGAGGAGGAAACGTCACGATAACTTCTTGGAAATCCCCTTCGGATCCTTCGCCTGGGAGCTACACTGCTGCACTCGTTCTTGCTGCATATCCAGAGCTCTTCATTatgaacaataataataataacagtACGGTGTGGCGAAGTGGCCCGTGGAATGGCCAGATGTTTAATGGTTTACCAGATGTTTATGCGggtgtttttctttatagattCATAGTTAATGATGACACCAATGGATCTGTCACCATGTCATATGCTAATGATTCAACCTTGAGATACTTCTACATGGATTATAGAGGATCTGTGATCCGAAGAGATTGGAGTGAGACTAGGAGAAACTGGACGGTCGGGTTACAAGTTCCAGCAACCGAGTGTGACAACTACAGGCGATGTGGCGAATTCGCTACTTGCAATCCACGGAAAAACCCGCTTTGTTCTTGCATTAGAGGGTTTAGGCCAAGGAACCTAATAGAGTGGAACAATGGAAACTGGAGTGGTGGATGCACAAGAAGGGTTCCTTTGCAGTGTGAAAGACAGAACAATAATGGGAGTGCTGATGGGTTTTTGAGGCTGCGGCGAATGAAACTGCCTGACTTTGCAAGAAGATCCGAAGCAAGCGAACCAGAATGCTTAAGGACTTGTTTGCAGACATGTTCTTGTATAGCTGCTGCTCATGGCTTAGGATATGGCTGCATGATTTGGAATGGAAGCTTAGTTGATTCGCAGGAGTTGTCTGCTAGTGGATTGGATCTTTATATCCGTCTTGCACATTCAGAAATCA GCGGTATTTTTGTTGTGGCAGCTTGTGTTCTTCTGGCACGACGAATTGTCATGAAGAAAAGAG cgaaaaagaaaggaagagatgCAGAGCAGATTTTTGAGAGAGTGGAAGCCTTAGCTGGTGGTAATAAAGGAAAGTTGAAAGAGCTACCATTGTTTGAGTTTCAAGTGCTAGCAGCAGCAACTAATAATTTCTCGCTGAGAAATAAGCTTGGACAAGGTGGCTTTGGTCCTGTTTACAAA ggGAAGTTGCAAGAGGGGCAAGAGATTGCTGTGAAGAGGCTGTCACGAGCATCAGGACAAGGGCTTGAGGAGCTTGTTAACGAAGTGGTTGTAATTTCTAAGTTGCAGCATCGGAATCTGGTGAAATTACTTGGTTGTTGCATTGCAGGAGAAGAGAGGATGTTAGTCTATGAGTTCATGCCCAAGAAAAGCTTAGACTATTATCTCTTTG ACTCAAGGAGGGCAAAACTTCTTGATTGGAAGACCCGGTTTAACATAATCAATGGAATATGTAGAGGTCTTCTGTACCTTCACAGAGATTCTAGGCTGAGAATCATTCACAGAGACCTGAAAGCTAGTAACATCTTGTTAGATGAGAATCTGATTCCGAAAATATCTGATTTCGGGTTGGCCAGAATTTTTCCAGGgaatgaagatgaagcaaaTACCAGAAGGGTCGTTGGAACATA TGGCTATATGGCACCTGAATATGCAATGGGAGGACTGTTTTCAGAGAAATCTGACGTTTTCAGCTTAGGAGTGATACTCTTAGAGATTAtcagtggaagaagaaactcaaattcGACTCTTTTAGCTTAT GTATGGTCAATCTGGAACGAAGGGGAGATTAATAGTCTGGTAGATCCTGAGATCTTTGACCTACTCTTTGAGAAAGAAATACACAAATGCATTCACATTGGGCTTTTGTGTGTGCAAGAAGCTGCTAACGATAGGCCAAGTGTTTCTACAGTGTGTTCGATGCTCAGCAGCGAGATTGCAGATATTCCAGAACCAAAACAGCCTGCTTTTATATCAAGGAACAATGTTCCAGAAGCTGAGTCCTCTGAGAACAGTGACCTTAAAGACTCTATCAACAATGTCACCATCACCGATGTTACAGGACGTTAG
- a CDS encoding G-type lectin S-receptor-like Serine/Threonine-kinase — MRLHESLSPIVHVLSLSCFFLSVSLAHERALFSGTLNDSETIVSSFRTFRFGFFSPVNSTNRYAGIWYNSIPVQTVIWVANKDTPINDSSGVISISEDGNLVVTDGQRRVLWSTNVSTRASANSTVAELLESGNLVLKDANTDAYLWESFKYPTDSWLPNMLVGTNARTGGGNITITSWTNPSDPSPGSYTAALVLAPYPELFIFNNNDNNATVWRSGPWNGLMFNGLPDVYPGLFLYRFKVNDDTNGSATMSYANDSTLRHLYLDYRGFAIRRDWSEARRNWTLGSQVPATECDIYSRCGQYTTCNPRKNPHCSCIKGFRPRNLIEWNNGNWSGGCIRKLPLQCERQNNKGSADRFLKLQRMKMPDFARRSEASEPECFMTCLQSCSCIAFAHGLGYGCMIWNRSLVDSQVLSASGMDLSIRLAHSEFKTQDRRPILIGTSLAGGIFVVATCVLLARRIVMKKRAKKKGTDAEQIFKRVEALAGGSREKLKELPLFEFQVLATATDNFSLSNKLGQGGFGPVYKGMLLEGQEIAVKRLSQASGQGLEELVTEVVVISKLQHRNLVKLFGCCIAGEERMLVYEFMPKKSLDFYIFDPREAKLLDWNTRFEIINGICRGLLYLHRDSRLRIIHRDLKASNILLDENLIPKISDFGLARIFPGNEDEANTRRVVGTYGYMAPEYAMGGLFSEKSDVFSLGVILLEIISGRRNSHSTLLAHVWSIWNEGEINGMVDPEIFDQLFEKEIRKCVHIALLCVQDAANDRPSVSTVCMMLSSEVADIPEPKQPAFMPRNVGLEAEFSESIALKASINNVTITDVSGR, encoded by the exons ATGAGACTTCATGAGAGCTTGAGTCCTATTGTTCATGTTCTTTCACTGTCTTGCTTCTTTTTAAGCGTCTCTCTAGCTCATGAAAGAGCTTTATTTTCTGGCACGCTCAATGATTCCGAGACGATAGTCTCCAGCTTCCGAACGTTCAGGTTCGGTTTCTTCAGCCCTGTTAATTCCACCAACCGATATGCTGGTATATGGTATAACAGCATTCCTGTACAAACTGTGATATGGGTTGCTAACAAAGATACGCCGATCAATGACTCCTCTGGAGTGATTTCAATATCTGAAGATGGAAATCTGGTAGTTACTGATGGTCAGAGGCGTGTTTTGTGGTCAACTAACGTTTCTACTCGAGCCAGTGCCAATTCTACTGTCGCTGAGCTTTTGGAGTCCGGGAACCTCGTGCTAAAAGATGCCAATACCGATGCATATCTTTGGGAGAGCTTCAAGTATCCTACTGATTCTTGGTTGCCAAATATGTTGGTTGGGACAAACGCAAGAACCGGAGGAGGAAACATCACAATAACTTCTTGGACAAACCCTTCGGATCCTTCGCCGGGGAGCTACACTGCTGCACTCGTTCTTGCTCCATATCCagagctttttattttcaacaataATGACAACAATGCTACGGTGTGGCGCAGTGGCCCTTGGAACGGACTGATGTTTAACGGTTTACCAGATGTATATCCGGGGCTCTTTCTTTATAGATTTAAAGTTAATGATGACACCAATGGTTCAGCCACCATGTCATATGCTAATGATTCAACTTTGAGACACCTCTACTTGGATTATAGAGGATTTGCTATCCGGAGAGATTGGAGTGAGGCTAGGAGAAACTGGACGTTAGGGTCACAAGTTCCGGCAACCGAGTGTGACATTTACAGCCGATGTGGTCAATACACTACCTGCAATCCTCGGAAAAACCCGCATTGTTCTTGCATTAAAGGGTTTAGGCCAAGGAACCTTATAGAGTGGAACAATGGAAACTGGAGTGGTGGATGCATAAGAAAGCTCCCTTTGCAGTGTGAAAGACAGAACAATAAGGGGAGTGCTGATAGGTTTTTGAAGCTGCAGCGAATGAAAATGCCTGACTTTGCAAGAAGATCCGAAGCCAGCGAACCAGAATGCTTTATGACTTGTTTGCAGTCATGTTCTTGTATAGCTTTTGCTCATGGATTAGGATATGGCTGCATGATTTGGAATAGAAGCTTAGTTGATTCACAAGTGTTGTCTGCTAGTGGAATGGATCTTTCTATCCGTCTTGCACATTCAGAATTCA AAACACAGGACAGGCGACCTATTTTGATCGGTACATCATTGGCAGGAGGCATTTTTGTTGTGGCGACTTGTGTCCTTCTGGCACGACGTATTGTCATGAAGAAAAGAG CTAAAAAGAAAGGAACAGATGCAGAGCAAATTTTTAAGAGAGTAGAAGCTTTAGCTGGTGGTAGTAGAGAAAAGTTGAAAGAGCTACCTTTGTTTGAGTTTCAAGTGTTAGCTACTGCAACCGATAACTTCTCTCTTAGCAATAAGCTCGGACAAGGCGGTTTTGGTCCGGTTTACAAG GGGATGTTGCTAGAAGGTCAAGAGATTGCTGTGAAGAGACTGTCACAAGCATCAGGACAAGGGCTTGAGGAACTTGTCACTGAAGTGGTTGTGATTTCTAAGTTGCAACATCGAAATCTGGTGAAATTATTTGGTTGCTGCATTGCAGGGGAAGAAAGGATGTTAGTCTATGAGTTCATGCCCAAGAAAAGCTTagacttttatatatttg ATCCAAGGGAAGCAAAACTTCTTGACTGGAACACGCGGTTTGAAATAATCAATGGAATATGTAGAGGTCTCCTGTACCTTCACAGAGATTCTAGGCTGAGAATCATTCACAGAGATCTGAAAGCAAGCAACATCTTGCTAGATGAGAATCTGATTCCGAAAATATCTGATTTTGGGTTGGCCAGGATATTCCCGGGgaatgaagatgaagcaaaCACCAGAAGGGTCGTTGGAACATA TGGCTATATGGCACCTGAATATGCAATGGGAGGACTGTTTTCAGAGAAATCTGATGTTTTCAGCTTAGGAGTGATACTCTTAGAGATTAtcagtggaagaagaaactcacaTTCAACTCTTTTGGCTCAT GTGTGGTCAATCTGGAACGAAGGGGAGATTAATGGTATGGTAGATCCTGAGATTTTTGACCAActttttgagaaagaaatacGAAAATGCGTTCACATTGCGCTTTTGTGTGTGCAAGACGCTGCTAATGATAGGCCAAGTGTTTCTACAGTGTGTATGATGCTTAGCAGTGAGGTTGCAGACATTCCAGAACCGAAACAGCCTGCTTTTATGCCTAGAAACGTTGGTTTAGAAGCTGAGTTCTCTGAGAGCATTGCTCTTAAAGCCTCTATCAACAATGTCACCATCACTGATGTCTCAGGACGTTAA